A window of Formosa sp. Hel1_31_208 contains these coding sequences:
- a CDS encoding DUF3817 domain-containing protein, with translation MLSLFNGFRVIAFLEGISYILLLFVAVPIKYFGDDPSYVKLLGMPHGLLFMGYIVLAIMLKQELTWNRKTFMVVLVASIIPFGTFYVDNKYLKTA, from the coding sequence ATGTTATCATTATTTAATGGTTTTAGAGTGATTGCCTTTTTAGAAGGTATATCCTATATTTTACTCTTATTTGTCGCTGTACCTATTAAGTATTTTGGAGATGATCCTTCATATGTAAAGCTTTTAGGCATGCCGCACGGACTATTATTTATGGGGTATATTGTTTTAGCTATAATGCTGAAACAAGAACTTACATGGAATCGAAAAACATTTATGGTTGTTTTAGTAGCATCAATCATTCCATTTGGTACCTTTTATGTAGATAACAAATATTTGAAGACCGCTTAA
- a CDS encoding mechanosensitive ion channel family protein: MKNLRHLLYDYFVEAGLSESTAQYLNMLVLLLALLIILFIIDFIIKRILVNMFNAFAAKTKSNFDDILVANKTPRNVAHIIPLIIAIEFIPDIFSDFDFAENIIEKGLQVCGIVLTLWIIRSVLHSIKDYLKTVERLKDKPIASYIQVFMIFAWVIGLFSVFAILTGISFWKFVTTLGAASAVIILVFRDTILGFVASIQVSINDMVRIGDWITFEKYGADGDVTEITLATVKVQNFDKTITTIPTYALISDSVKNWRGMESSGGRRIKRSIILTAKSIKYLTEADIERFKRIERISQYLITREKDINAYNKEINADKSVLLNGRNLTNIGVFRKYMQTYIENHSGVNKDMTIMVRQLAPTSQGLPLEIYCFSRDKRWVNYEYIMADIFDHALAAVTYFDLEIFELTTGIAE, translated from the coding sequence ATGAAAAATCTACGTCATTTACTTTATGATTATTTCGTTGAAGCTGGATTAAGTGAATCGACTGCTCAGTATCTGAATATGCTCGTATTGCTTTTGGCTTTACTAATTATTCTATTTATCATCGACTTTATCATTAAACGTATTTTAGTTAATATGTTTAATGCCTTTGCTGCTAAAACCAAATCTAATTTCGATGATATTCTTGTAGCTAATAAAACACCTAGAAATGTAGCCCATATCATCCCATTGATTATTGCCATTGAATTTATCCCAGACATCTTCTCTGATTTTGACTTTGCCGAAAACATTATCGAAAAGGGATTACAGGTGTGTGGAATTGTACTAACACTTTGGATAATACGCAGTGTCTTACATAGCATTAAAGATTATTTAAAAACTGTAGAACGGCTTAAGGATAAACCTATAGCAAGTTACATTCAAGTCTTCATGATTTTTGCATGGGTTATTGGTCTGTTTTCTGTTTTTGCAATACTTACTGGTATTTCATTTTGGAAATTCGTTACCACGTTAGGAGCGGCTTCCGCAGTTATTATATTAGTTTTTAGAGACACCATTTTAGGATTTGTTGCCAGTATTCAGGTATCTATAAACGACATGGTGCGCATTGGTGATTGGATAACCTTTGAAAAGTATGGAGCTGATGGGGACGTTACCGAAATCACTTTAGCAACTGTAAAAGTGCAAAACTTTGATAAAACGATTACTACTATCCCAACCTATGCATTAATTTCAGACTCGGTTAAAAATTGGCGAGGTATGGAATCTTCGGGAGGTCGTCGCATCAAACGTTCCATTATTCTAACAGCAAAAAGTATTAAGTATTTAACAGAAGCGGATATTGAGCGCTTTAAGCGTATTGAGCGTATTTCTCAATACTTAATAACTCGTGAAAAGGACATTAACGCCTATAATAAGGAAATAAACGCTGATAAATCTGTATTACTTAATGGTCGCAATCTCACCAATATTGGTGTATTTAGAAAGTACATGCAAACCTATATTGAAAACCATTCTGGGGTCAATAAAGATATGACCATAATGGTCCGCCAGCTGGCACCTACATCTCAAGGTTTGCCATTAGAGATATACTGCTTTAGTCGCGATAAGCGCTGGGTAAATTATGAATATATAATGGCAGATATTTTTGACCATGCATTAGCTGCAGTCACATATTTTGATTTGGAAATTTTTGAATTAACAACTGGTATAGCCGAATAG
- a CDS encoding acyl-CoA thioesterase codes for MRFHTRKWVKPEDLNPNQTLFGGQLLAWIDEEIALYTVIQLENNKIVTKYMSEINFMASAKQGDIIEIGIEVIKFGRSSLTMKCEARNKMTRETILTVDNIIMVNLGKDGKPTPHGKTEIEFVKDRIED; via the coding sequence ATGAGATTTCACACACGGAAATGGGTAAAACCCGAAGATTTAAATCCAAATCAGACCTTATTTGGCGGACAATTATTAGCATGGATTGACGAGGAAATTGCCTTATACACCGTCATTCAGCTAGAAAACAATAAAATAGTGACCAAGTACATGTCAGAAATTAATTTCATGGCTTCGGCTAAGCAAGGTGATATCATAGAAATCGGTATAGAGGTAATTAAATTTGGTCGTTCTTCATTAACTATGAAATGTGAGGCAAGAAATAAAATGACTAGGGAAACCATACTTACTGTTGATAATATCATCATGGTAAATCTTGGTAAAGATGGAAAGCCAACGCCTCATGGTAAAACTGAAATTGAATTTGTAAAAGATAGGATAGAGGATTAG
- a CDS encoding glyoxalase, whose translation MNDRSTNLKSIRPTIASAKVNDNMSADECFQNGTLRPIIKLQNHLLIVVFKNYITKRKNVFYDLSLPKQLAYIENAIHKDMKFRNSLKGMIIGQFTVEEYALYIQNSSALNKRMMNIVKERLVSNIQLFSRSLAKAI comes from the coding sequence ATGAATGATCGATCTACAAATTTAAAGTCCATTAGACCAACCATAGCCTCTGCTAAAGTTAATGACAATATGAGTGCAGACGAATGTTTTCAAAATGGAACTTTACGTCCTATTATTAAACTTCAAAATCATTTGCTCATTGTCGTTTTTAAAAATTATATCACAAAGCGTAAAAACGTATTTTATGATTTGTCATTACCTAAGCAATTAGCATACATAGAAAATGCCATTCATAAGGACATGAAATTTAGAAATTCATTGAAGGGCATGATTATCGGTCAATTTACTGTAGAAGAATACGCATTATATATTCAAAATTCTTCAGCATTAAATAAACGGATGATGAATATAGTGAAGGAACGATTGGTGAGTAACATTCAATTATTTTCCAGATCATTGGCTAAAGCCATTTAG
- a CDS encoding DUF2461 domain-containing protein: MPTSKFAIETLNFFKRLEKNNNRDWFNEHKKEFKSIEAKTKETYKHVYEALNKHDHVDGFKLFRIYRDVRFSKNKLPYKTHFGGSFSRKKPELRGGYYLHIQPNNQSFIATGFWEPNKEDLLRIRREFEQDDEEIRTIMNDKAFKSVWGEFVGDELKTAPRDFDKNHPAIDLIRKKQYIFTKTYSDKEVTSDTFLDDVNASFLAIRPFFDYMSDILTTNLNGESIL, from the coding sequence ATGCCGACATCTAAATTCGCAATAGAGACCCTTAACTTCTTTAAACGGTTAGAGAAAAATAATAACAGAGATTGGTTCAATGAACACAAGAAGGAATTCAAGTCTATTGAGGCCAAAACTAAAGAAACCTATAAACACGTTTACGAAGCATTAAATAAACATGATCATGTAGATGGTTTTAAATTGTTCAGAATTTATAGAGATGTCCGTTTTTCGAAAAACAAGCTACCTTATAAAACACACTTTGGAGGGTCTTTTAGTCGGAAAAAACCAGAATTGAGAGGTGGTTATTACTTGCATATCCAACCTAATAATCAATCTTTTATTGCGACAGGATTTTGGGAGCCTAATAAAGAGGATCTCTTGCGAATTCGCCGTGAATTTGAACAAGACGACGAAGAGATTAGAACTATTATGAATGACAAAGCTTTTAAGTCGGTATGGGGAGAATTTGTTGGAGATGAATTAAAAACGGCACCTAGAGATTTTGATAAAAATCATCCTGCAATAGATCTTATCAGAAAAAAGCAGTACATATTCACCAAGACCTATTCCGATAAAGAGGTCACAAGTGATACATTTCTAGACGATGTCAATGCTTCTTTTTTAGCTATTCGACCATTTTTTGATTATATGAGTGATATATTGACCACCAATCTAAATGGAGAATCCATCCTGTAG
- a CDS encoding Dps family protein, whose protein sequence is MSYLNMQDEKLMPVVVELNSLLANYHIYYQKLRNFHWNILGENFFDLHNKFEELYIDARTKIDEIAERILTLRYHPMSKLSDYLEISTIKEVSPLQSDKNMVKALINDHKILLEQMSKVNQKAGEANDEGTMDLIGAYIRELEKASWMLNAWTKKTSETLKERMIES, encoded by the coding sequence ATGAGTTATTTGAATATGCAAGATGAAAAGTTAATGCCAGTAGTAGTTGAATTAAATAGCCTTTTAGCAAATTATCATATTTATTATCAAAAATTAAGAAACTTTCATTGGAATATATTGGGAGAAAACTTCTTCGATTTGCACAATAAATTTGAGGAATTATATATAGACGCTAGAACCAAAATAGATGAGATTGCCGAACGCATTCTAACATTACGTTACCATCCGATGAGTAAATTATCAGATTATTTAGAAATTTCAACAATTAAAGAAGTCTCGCCTTTACAATCTGATAAGAATATGGTGAAAGCACTAATTAATGACCACAAAATCTTATTGGAACAAATGAGCAAAGTAAATCAAAAAGCAGGTGAAGCAAATGATGAAGGGACAATGGATTTAATAGGGGCATACATAAGAGAACTAGAAAAAGCCAGTTGGATGTTAAATGCTTGGACTAAGAAAACTTCTGAAACCCTCAAAGAAAGAATGATTGAATCGTAA
- the corA gene encoding magnesium/cobalt transporter CorA codes for MVVKKKNKKSYKAHNLPPGTMAYRGKKQTAITDIEIINYSKDHYKSFNSKQVEDAFDFKGTDHVTWININGLNNISDIETLGLHYNLHPLTLEDIVNTSQRPKIEEFENYLFVVFKMLFIKNDDELHYEHVSLIVGEDYVLTFQEADGDVFNDLRERLKLAKGRIRTQGSDYLMYTLLDAIVDNYFTVIEVFGDRIEDLESLLFQARQADDSMPNQIQQLKREILKMRRSIYPLREVINRMEKTNCVFIEEKTTSYLRDLYDHIIQVNESVDLYREMIWSLMDMYMTIISNKMNEIMKVLTIIATIFIPLTFIAGIYGMNFKNMPELNSNNGYFILLGVMFVLLIFMLIYFRRKRWL; via the coding sequence ATGGTGGTTAAAAAGAAGAATAAAAAATCCTATAAAGCTCATAATTTGCCTCCAGGAACGATGGCTTATAGAGGTAAAAAGCAAACCGCTATAACAGATATCGAAATCATTAATTATTCAAAAGATCATTATAAGAGTTTTAATTCTAAGCAGGTTGAGGATGCCTTTGATTTTAAAGGTACAGATCATGTGACTTGGATAAATATTAATGGACTTAATAATATTTCTGATATAGAGACTTTAGGATTACACTATAATTTACATCCATTAACGTTAGAAGATATCGTAAATACCAGTCAGCGACCAAAAATTGAAGAGTTTGAGAATTATTTATTTGTAGTATTTAAGATGCTATTTATAAAAAACGATGATGAACTCCATTATGAACATGTTAGTCTTATTGTGGGTGAAGATTATGTATTGACCTTTCAGGAAGCAGATGGTGATGTCTTTAATGATCTTAGAGAACGTCTTAAATTAGCAAAAGGAAGAATAAGAACTCAAGGTTCTGATTATTTAATGTATACATTACTAGATGCAATCGTAGATAATTATTTTACAGTTATAGAGGTTTTTGGCGATCGGATAGAAGATTTAGAATCATTATTGTTTCAAGCAAGACAAGCTGATGACAGCATGCCAAATCAAATACAACAATTAAAACGCGAAATTCTTAAGATGCGTCGCTCTATTTATCCTTTAAGAGAGGTAATTAATCGTATGGAAAAAACAAATTGTGTGTTTATCGAAGAAAAAACTACCAGTTATCTCAGAGATTTATATGATCATATTATTCAGGTTAATGAATCTGTAGACTTATATCGAGAGATGATTTGGAGTTTAATGGACATGTATATGACTATCATAAGTAATAAGATGAATGAAATCATGAAAGTATTGACCATTATAGCCACTATTTTTATTCCGCTAACGTTCATTGCAGGGATATATGGAATGAATTTCAAGAATATGCCAGAACTCAATTCAAACAACGGGTACTTCATTTTATTAGGGGTGATGTTTGTTCTATTGATTTTTATGTTAATTTATTTTAGAAGAAAGCGATGGCTTTAA
- a CDS encoding sodium:solute symporter family protein, with protein sequence MTISTLDWIIIIFFLILFAGIGVYVSKQAGKDSKAFFLSGRNMPWWLLGVSMVATTFAADTPNFVAGVIREDGVYGNWIWWSFLLTGMLTVFFYAKLWRKSGITTDLEFYELRYSGKSAAFLRGFRAIYLGVFFNIVIMANVCLAAIKIGHVMFGFTTFQTLFIASIVTVIYSTLGGLKGVLLTDFVQFIIAMVGSIWATIHIVNMPEIGGISKLLSTPEVASKTAMLPDFSKPELLIPLLIIPLAVQWWSVWYPGAEPGGGGYIAQRMLAAKDEKHATWAVLFFNFAHYALRPWPWIIIGLASIIIYPNLDSLQAAFPNLDASFVKNDLSYPAMLTFLPAGLLGIVITSLIAAFMSTISTHLNWGSSYVVNDFYARFIRKEATGKEQVLVGRISTVIMMILAALLATILEEARDAFNLLLQIGAGTGLLFILRWFWSRINPWSEIAAMILSFGIALFFFINGKMETPMVELAGHWQLVFGVVVTTLGWILVTLLTKPTDDQTLNSFNSLIFENESKFKGFGMKILGFFCGVIGVYCTLFAIGNFIYGKTALAMGLVAITLVCGLVIIRSFKAPKAL encoded by the coding sequence ATGACTATATCAACACTTGATTGGATTATTATTATTTTCTTTTTAATACTCTTTGCCGGTATTGGTGTGTATGTATCAAAACAAGCTGGAAAAGATTCTAAAGCCTTTTTTCTTTCTGGTAGAAATATGCCATGGTGGTTGTTAGGCGTAAGTATGGTTGCTACAACCTTTGCCGCTGATACGCCTAACTTCGTTGCAGGTGTTATTCGTGAAGATGGTGTCTATGGAAACTGGATATGGTGGAGTTTTCTATTAACAGGAATGCTAACCGTATTTTTTTATGCGAAATTATGGCGCAAAAGCGGTATTACGACCGACTTAGAGTTTTATGAATTGCGTTATAGCGGAAAAAGCGCTGCGTTTCTTCGCGGATTTAGAGCCATATACTTAGGTGTGTTTTTCAATATTGTCATTATGGCAAATGTTTGTCTAGCAGCGATTAAAATCGGACATGTGATGTTTGGGTTTACGACGTTTCAAACACTGTTTATAGCATCTATAGTAACGGTAATCTATTCAACCTTGGGTGGGTTAAAGGGTGTGCTTCTCACCGATTTCGTTCAATTTATTATTGCTATGGTAGGGAGTATTTGGGCAACAATTCATATTGTTAATATGCCAGAAATTGGTGGTATAAGTAAGCTGCTTTCAACACCAGAAGTGGCATCAAAAACAGCAATGCTTCCTGATTTTTCTAAACCAGAACTCCTCATTCCATTGCTAATCATTCCATTAGCTGTGCAGTGGTGGAGTGTTTGGTATCCAGGAGCTGAGCCAGGAGGAGGTGGCTATATAGCCCAGCGCATGCTTGCAGCTAAAGACGAAAAACATGCCACTTGGGCTGTTCTGTTTTTTAATTTTGCACACTATGCGTTACGCCCGTGGCCTTGGATTATTATTGGATTAGCTTCAATTATTATTTATCCAAATCTTGATAGTTTACAAGCAGCATTTCCCAATCTAGATGCCTCTTTTGTTAAGAATGACCTCTCCTATCCCGCGATGCTAACGTTTTTACCTGCTGGTTTGTTAGGAATTGTTATCACATCACTCATTGCAGCCTTTATGAGTACTATTTCTACCCACTTAAATTGGGGAAGCTCTTACGTAGTTAATGATTTTTATGCGCGTTTTATTCGCAAAGAAGCTACAGGAAAAGAACAAGTATTGGTTGGAAGAATATCAACAGTGATAATGATGATTTTAGCAGCACTTTTAGCTACAATCTTAGAAGAAGCACGTGATGCCTTTAACTTGTTATTACAAATTGGGGCTGGAACCGGTTTACTCTTTATTTTGCGTTGGTTCTGGAGTCGTATCAATCCGTGGAGTGAAATTGCGGCCATGATATTATCCTTCGGAATCGCATTATTTTTCTTTATCAATGGAAAAATGGAAACACCAATGGTAGAATTAGCAGGTCATTGGCAATTAGTATTTGGCGTCGTGGTCACTACTTTAGGGTGGATTTTAGTAACCTTATTGACGAAACCAACGGATGATCAAACTCTTAATTCTTTTAATAGTTTAATCTTCGAGAATGAATCTAAATTTAAAGGATTTGGTATGAAGATTCTAGGATTCTTTTGTGGAGTGATTGGCGTGTATTGCACCCTTTTTGCTATTGGGAATTTCATCTATGGTAAAACAGCTTTAGCTATGGGTCTGGTTGCCATTACACTTGTGTGTGGATTGGTAATTATCAGATCATTTAAAGCCCCTAAAGCACTTTAA
- a CDS encoding BadF/BadG/BcrA/BcrD ATPase family protein codes for MILITDGGSTKCDWIVVDKKGEQLYEKIRTKGLNPAILKEKKLEKIVRKSDELMQIKDQVTHVFFYGAGCGTTNPKLILTGVLESIFTNALIDVQEDTMAAVRATLNHNNEAAVVCIMGTGSNCSYFDGHKLHQRVLSLGYTIMDDASGNYFGKELIRDYYYNKMPEDIKVAFEHKYNLDADFIKYNLYKQPNPNAYLANFAEFMFLNKDSDYIVELIKKGIRRFAENMIFQYAEELKTVPVHFAGSIAYFSKAEIHIVADELGFKVGNFERRPIEGLVDYHINQL; via the coding sequence ATGATTTTAATCACTGATGGTGGTTCTACAAAATGCGACTGGATAGTAGTAGATAAAAAAGGAGAACAACTTTATGAAAAGATTCGTACAAAGGGTCTTAATCCAGCAATCTTAAAGGAGAAGAAGCTAGAGAAAATCGTAAGAAAGAGCGATGAACTCATGCAAATTAAAGATCAAGTCACTCATGTGTTCTTTTATGGTGCTGGTTGCGGGACCACAAATCCTAAATTGATCCTCACTGGCGTTTTAGAATCTATTTTTACAAATGCACTTATAGATGTTCAAGAAGACACTATGGCAGCTGTTCGTGCCACTCTAAATCATAACAATGAGGCTGCAGTAGTTTGCATTATGGGTACAGGTTCTAATTGTAGTTATTTTGACGGTCATAAACTTCACCAACGCGTCCTATCCTTAGGTTATACTATCATGGATGACGCTTCTGGTAATTACTTCGGAAAAGAGCTGATTAGAGATTATTATTATAATAAAATGCCAGAAGATATTAAGGTGGCCTTTGAGCACAAGTATAATTTAGATGCCGACTTCATTAAATATAACCTCTATAAACAACCCAATCCCAACGCGTATCTTGCAAATTTTGCAGAGTTTATGTTTCTCAACAAAGATTCAGATTACATTGTTGAACTGATTAAAAAAGGGATTCGCAGGTTTGCTGAGAATATGATCTTTCAATATGCAGAAGAACTCAAAACAGTGCCTGTACACTTTGCAGGATCTATTGCTTATTTTTCAAAAGCTGAAATTCATATAGTAGCCGATGAGTTAGGCTTTAAGGTAGGTAATTTTGAAAGACGCCCAATTGAGGGGTTAGTTGACTATCATATCAATCAACTATAA
- the gap gene encoding type I glyceraldehyde-3-phosphate dehydrogenase, translated as MEKMKIGINGFGRIGRIVFRATVKRDDVDVVAINDLLDVEHLAYLLKYDSVHGKFDGTVEVKDGHLVVDGKTVRVTAERDPKNLKWDAVGVDVVAECTGIFTTLETADYHIQAGAKKVVISAPSKDAPMFVMGVNDNELSADHTIVSNASCTTNCLAPIAKVIDDNFGLEEGLMTTVHATTATQLTVDGPSRKDYRGGRSALLNIIPASTGAAKAVGKVIPKLNGKLTGMAFRVPTANVSVVDLTFRTQKETSLEEIKAAFKKTSEGAMKGVLGYTDDLVVSQDFMSDTRTSIFDAEAAIELNSKFFKIVSWYDNEFGYSNKLVDLAQKINSL; from the coding sequence ATAGAAAAGATGAAAATAGGAATAAACGGATTTGGTAGAATAGGTAGAATTGTATTTAGAGCAACAGTAAAACGTGATGATGTAGATGTTGTTGCTATCAATGATCTTTTAGATGTAGAGCATTTAGCTTACTTACTAAAATATGATTCTGTTCATGGTAAGTTTGATGGAACCGTTGAAGTGAAAGATGGCCATTTAGTAGTCGATGGTAAAACCGTTAGAGTTACTGCGGAAAGAGATCCGAAAAATTTAAAATGGGATGCTGTTGGAGTAGATGTTGTAGCCGAGTGTACAGGTATTTTCACAACATTAGAAACTGCCGATTACCATATTCAGGCTGGTGCTAAGAAAGTCGTAATTTCGGCACCTAGTAAAGATGCACCAATGTTTGTAATGGGTGTTAATGATAATGAATTATCTGCAGATCATACCATTGTTTCCAATGCGTCTTGCACGACCAACTGTTTAGCTCCTATTGCAAAAGTTATCGATGATAATTTCGGATTAGAAGAAGGGTTGATGACAACAGTACATGCCACTACAGCAACTCAACTTACTGTAGATGGACCATCTCGTAAAGATTATAGAGGAGGTAGAAGTGCATTATTAAACATTATTCCAGCATCTACTGGAGCAGCAAAAGCTGTTGGTAAAGTAATTCCAAAATTAAATGGAAAACTTACAGGTATGGCTTTTAGAGTTCCTACAGCTAATGTTTCAGTAGTGGATTTAACATTTAGAACTCAAAAAGAAACCTCTTTGGAAGAGATTAAAGCTGCGTTCAAAAAAACATCTGAAGGCGCCATGAAAGGTGTTTTAGGATACACAGATGATTTAGTGGTTTCTCAAGATTTCATGAGTGATACACGTACGAGTATCTTTGATGCGGAAGCAGCCATCGAATTGAATTCTAAATTTTTTAAGATCGTATCTTGGTATGATAACGAGTTTGGCTATTCTAATAAATTAGTTGATTTAGCTCAAAAAATAAATTCATTATAA
- the pfkA gene encoding 6-phosphofructokinase, translating to MIQTIKKVGVMTSGGDSPGMNAAIRSVVRACAFHNIECVGIYRGYEGMIEGDFKAMDARSVKGIINKGGTVLKSARSKEFRTAEGRRKAHEELVKAEIDAFVVIGGDGSFTGAMIFSQEYGMPVMGIPGTIDNDIFGTTHTLGYDTALNTVVEAIDKIRDTASSHNRLFFIEVMGRDVGHIALNVGIGAGAEEILIPEEDLGLDRLLESLRRSKQSGKSSSIVVVAEGDKIGKNVFELRDYVEENMTEYEVRVSVLGHMQRGGSPSCFDRVLASRMGVKAVESLIAGQSNCMVGLKNDVMSLTPLDKAVKGKSKINLELLRVSDIMSI from the coding sequence ATGATACAGACCATTAAGAAAGTTGGCGTAATGACCTCAGGAGGAGATTCTCCTGGTATGAATGCTGCCATTCGTTCTGTCGTTAGAGCATGTGCTTTCCATAACATTGAATGTGTTGGAATATACCGTGGCTATGAAGGCATGATTGAAGGTGATTTTAAAGCTATGGATGCTCGTAGTGTTAAAGGGATTATCAATAAAGGTGGCACTGTATTAAAATCTGCACGTTCAAAAGAATTTCGAACTGCCGAAGGCCGCAGAAAAGCTCACGAAGAATTAGTTAAAGCAGAAATTGATGCATTCGTTGTGATTGGAGGTGACGGTAGTTTTACCGGAGCAATGATTTTTAGTCAAGAATACGGTATGCCTGTTATGGGAATTCCAGGTACAATTGATAATGATATATTTGGAACCACACATACCTTAGGCTATGACACCGCATTAAATACAGTTGTTGAAGCTATAGATAAAATTCGTGATACGGCGAGTTCACATAATCGCTTGTTCTTCATTGAAGTCATGGGACGTGACGTTGGGCATATTGCTTTAAACGTTGGTATTGGAGCAGGAGCTGAAGAAATTTTAATTCCTGAGGAAGATTTAGGACTAGATCGTTTATTAGAATCATTAAGACGCAGCAAGCAATCAGGAAAATCTTCAAGTATTGTTGTGGTGGCCGAAGGCGACAAGATAGGAAAAAACGTATTTGAATTAAGAGATTATGTCGAAGAGAACATGACTGAATATGAAGTGCGTGTATCTGTTCTTGGGCATATGCAACGCGGTGGTTCACCATCTTGTTTTGATCGCGTATTAGCCAGTAGAATGGGAGTGAAAGCAGTAGAGAGCCTCATTGCCGGTCAATCAAACTGTATGGTGGGGCTTAAAAATGACGTGATGTCATTAACACCTTTAGATAAAGCTGTCAAAGGAAAATCAAAAATTAACTTAGAATTATTACGCGTATCCGACATCATGTCGATATAA